The following proteins come from a genomic window of Corallococcus sp. NCRR:
- a CDS encoding deoxycytidylate deaminase, whose protein sequence is MSARGNWDQYFMDIAQQVATRATCDRKHVGAVLVRDKTILSTGYNGAIRGLPHCDEVGHMMENGHCVATVHAEANAIIQAAKNGVGIDGATIYTTASPCWPCFKLIANSGCTRIVFGEFYRDPRIFEYAARLGLQLVGLGAAAQPPSPATGT, encoded by the coding sequence ATGTCCGCTCGGGGCAATTGGGATCAGTACTTCATGGACATCGCCCAGCAGGTGGCCACGCGCGCCACCTGCGACCGCAAGCACGTGGGCGCGGTGCTGGTGCGGGACAAGACCATCCTGTCCACCGGCTACAACGGCGCCATCCGCGGCCTGCCCCACTGCGATGAGGTGGGCCACATGATGGAGAACGGCCACTGCGTGGCCACCGTCCACGCGGAGGCCAACGCCATCATCCAGGCCGCGAAGAACGGCGTCGGAATCGACGGGGCGACCATCTACACGACCGCCAGCCCCTGCTGGCCGTGCTTCAAGCTGATCGCCAACAGCGGCTGCACCCGCATCGTCTTTGGCGAGTTCTACCGGGACCCGCGCATCTTCGAGTACGCGGCCCGGCTGGGCCTCCAGCTCGTGGGCCTGGGCGCCGCCGCGCAGCCGCCGTCGCCGGCCACCGGCACCTGA
- a CDS encoding PrkA family serine protein kinase, which produces MEAKGYLQEVGAQVSADFVKNRSILSFEEYLSLFFTDPKGQARNAAQYLRDVMDHYGTELVPHPTGTIRRFKVFDVPSAEHDGRVAGQEEVQNALYRILGNFVRAGRINKLIMLHGPNGSAKSSLVNALKQGMEDYSRQPQGALYRIAWVFPSEKLIKGSIGFGERAGAKTAEGELTTYAHLDAESLDLRMPCELRDHPLFAVPPAERKALLEGALKKKGLGNGDGATGDFLLSDYVREGELCAKCRRIYTALLNAYGGDYLKVLRHVQVERFYVSRRYQVGTVTVEPQMSVDAAAQQISADRTQLNMPAALHTTVLFEPHGPLVHANRGLIEYADLLKRPLEAFKYLLGFSETGEVPLEPFVLQLDEVLIASSNEKHLGAFKELPDFASFKGRIELVRVPYLRRYKVEQEIYDAQITATSVGKHVAPHATEVAAMWAVLTRLKKPIPDRYPANVKPLVDQVAPVEKLHLYQEAGVPARLSSANTKELIKLREEMYEESDAYPNYEGRSGASAREIKTALFNAAQNPDYKCLHALAVLEELHALCKDKSVYEFLLQEVMDGYHDHETFVRVVEGEYLDRVDSEVRDSMGLVSEGQYRELVERYIQSVSHWVRGEKMRNRITGESEKPDEARMAEVEAIVMPQGEAPPDFRRGLIASIGAHRLDNPDGAMDYPRIFPDMFKRLRDHYFEERKRVLRKNKENVLKYLSEDRNQLSAREQTQVQDTLKTMAERYGYCEFCAKDAILFLMRQRYT; this is translated from the coding sequence GTGGAAGCGAAGGGCTATCTGCAGGAGGTGGGCGCACAGGTCAGCGCCGACTTCGTCAAGAACCGCTCCATCCTGTCCTTCGAGGAGTACCTGTCGCTCTTCTTCACGGACCCGAAGGGGCAGGCACGCAACGCGGCGCAGTACCTGCGGGACGTGATGGACCACTACGGCACGGAGCTGGTGCCGCACCCCACCGGCACCATCCGGCGCTTCAAGGTCTTCGACGTCCCGTCCGCCGAACATGACGGCCGCGTCGCCGGGCAGGAGGAGGTGCAGAACGCCCTCTATCGCATCCTGGGCAACTTCGTGCGCGCCGGCCGCATCAACAAGCTCATCATGCTGCACGGCCCCAACGGCAGCGCGAAGTCCAGCCTGGTCAACGCGCTGAAGCAGGGCATGGAGGACTACTCCCGCCAGCCGCAGGGGGCCCTCTACCGCATCGCGTGGGTCTTCCCGTCAGAGAAGCTGATCAAGGGCTCCATCGGCTTCGGCGAGCGCGCGGGCGCGAAGACCGCCGAAGGCGAGCTCACCACGTACGCCCACCTGGACGCGGAGTCCCTGGACCTGCGCATGCCCTGTGAGCTGCGCGACCATCCGCTGTTCGCGGTGCCTCCGGCGGAGCGCAAGGCCCTCCTGGAAGGGGCGCTCAAGAAGAAGGGCCTGGGCAACGGCGACGGGGCGACGGGGGACTTCCTGTTGTCCGACTACGTGCGCGAAGGCGAGCTGTGCGCCAAGTGCCGCCGCATCTATACGGCCCTGCTCAACGCCTACGGCGGGGACTACCTGAAGGTCCTGCGCCACGTGCAGGTGGAGCGCTTCTACGTGTCGCGCCGCTACCAGGTGGGCACGGTGACGGTGGAGCCGCAGATGAGCGTGGACGCCGCCGCGCAGCAGATTTCAGCGGACCGCACCCAGCTCAACATGCCCGCCGCGCTGCACACCACGGTGCTCTTCGAGCCGCACGGCCCGCTGGTGCACGCCAACCGCGGCCTCATCGAATACGCGGACCTGCTCAAGCGCCCGCTGGAGGCCTTCAAGTACCTGCTGGGCTTCAGTGAGACGGGTGAGGTGCCCCTGGAGCCCTTCGTGCTCCAGCTGGACGAGGTGCTCATCGCGTCCTCCAACGAGAAGCACCTGGGGGCCTTCAAGGAGCTGCCGGACTTCGCGTCGTTCAAGGGCCGCATCGAGCTGGTGCGCGTGCCGTACCTGCGCCGCTACAAGGTCGAGCAGGAGATCTACGACGCGCAGATCACCGCGACGTCCGTGGGCAAGCACGTGGCGCCGCACGCGACGGAGGTGGCCGCGATGTGGGCGGTGCTCACGCGCCTGAAGAAGCCCATCCCGGACCGCTACCCGGCCAACGTGAAGCCGCTGGTGGATCAGGTGGCCCCGGTGGAGAAGCTGCACCTGTACCAGGAGGCGGGCGTGCCCGCGCGGCTGTCCTCCGCGAACACCAAGGAGCTGATCAAGCTGCGCGAGGAGATGTACGAGGAGTCCGACGCGTACCCCAACTACGAGGGCCGCTCCGGCGCGAGCGCGCGGGAGATAAAAACCGCCCTCTTCAACGCCGCGCAGAACCCCGACTACAAGTGCCTCCACGCGCTGGCGGTGCTGGAGGAGCTGCACGCGCTCTGCAAGGACAAGAGCGTCTACGAGTTCCTCCTCCAGGAGGTGATGGACGGCTACCACGACCACGAGACCTTCGTGCGCGTGGTGGAGGGCGAGTACCTGGACCGCGTGGATTCAGAGGTGCGCGACTCCATGGGCCTGGTGTCGGAAGGGCAGTACCGCGAGCTGGTGGAGCGCTACATCCAGAGCGTCAGCCACTGGGTGCGCGGGGAGAAGATGCGCAACCGCATCACGGGTGAGTCGGAGAAGCCGGACGAGGCGCGCATGGCGGAGGTGGAGGCCATCGTGATGCCACAGGGGGAGGCACCTCCGGACTTCCGCCGCGGGCTGATCGCCAGCATTGGCGCGCACCGGCTGGACAACCCGGACGGCGCCATGGACTACCCGCGCATCTTCCCGGACATGTTCAAGCGCCTGCGCGACCACTACTTCGAGGAGCGCAAGCGCGTGCTGCGCAAGAACAAGGAGAACGTCCTCAAGTACCTCTCCGAGGACCGCAACCAGCTCTCCGCGCGCGAGCAGACCCAGGTGCAGGACACGCTCAAGACGATGGCGGAGCGCTACGGCTACTGCGAGTTCTGCGCGAAGGACGCCATCCTGTTCCTGATGCGCCAGCGCTACACCTGA
- a CDS encoding Hsp70 family protein: MHKEPIIGIDLGTTNSCAAIVEESGNVKLIPYKGGEYTIPSIFAIDDKGNELIGFEAKRQWQLNPRNTVYGSKRLVGVNYSSDVVGTMKKAVAYNMRAGAKNDVTLDVGKKEFSLQEISAKILGKIRDVASNYLKTPIKRAVVTVPAYFNDRQRQSVKDAGKLIDLEVVRIINEPTAAALAYGVGKTLKEKVVIYDLGGGTFDVSIIEIRDRVFEVKATGGDVFLGGIDFDNAIIHHVLKDFAAKTGIDLATDPVAMQRIKDLAERTKIDLSAREEVPFNIPFITMTAQGQPLNIEMKFTRKMLEQLTNQLVDRTLQMVARVLVDSGLSTKDIDEVMLVGGQTRMPVVQDRLTKFFGKPPSKGVHPDEAVAIGAALYAHSLEDNTNLRIQLLDVIPMAIGLERGDGGFHVVFPRNASIPNAKQLLATTSIDNQTELAMRIYQGDHDTVARNDLLGEFTFSGIMPAKAGTVNVEIIFDVSVEGILTMRAKDPATGREMKTTVRVTQS; encoded by the coding sequence ATGCACAAGGAGCCCATCATCGGCATCGACCTCGGCACGACGAACTCGTGCGCGGCGATCGTCGAGGAAAGCGGGAACGTCAAGCTCATCCCCTACAAGGGCGGCGAGTACACCATCCCCTCCATCTTCGCCATCGACGACAAGGGCAACGAGCTCATCGGGTTCGAGGCGAAGCGCCAGTGGCAGCTCAACCCGCGCAACACCGTCTACGGCTCCAAGCGCCTGGTCGGGGTGAACTACAGCAGTGACGTCGTCGGCACGATGAAGAAGGCCGTCGCGTACAACATGCGCGCCGGCGCCAAGAACGACGTCACCCTGGACGTTGGCAAGAAGGAGTTCTCCCTCCAGGAGATCAGCGCGAAGATCCTGGGGAAGATCCGCGACGTCGCCTCCAACTACCTGAAGACGCCCATCAAGCGCGCGGTGGTGACGGTGCCCGCGTACTTCAACGACCGGCAGCGCCAGTCCGTGAAGGACGCCGGCAAGCTGATCGACCTGGAGGTCGTGCGCATCATCAACGAGCCCACCGCGGCGGCGCTCGCCTACGGCGTGGGCAAGACGCTCAAGGAGAAGGTCGTCATCTACGACCTGGGCGGCGGCACCTTCGACGTCTCCATCATCGAGATCCGCGACCGCGTCTTCGAGGTGAAGGCCACCGGCGGCGACGTGTTCCTGGGCGGCATCGACTTCGACAACGCCATCATCCACCACGTCCTCAAGGACTTCGCGGCCAAGACGGGCATCGACCTGGCCACGGACCCGGTGGCCATGCAGCGCATCAAGGACCTGGCCGAGCGCACGAAGATCGACCTGTCCGCGCGCGAGGAGGTGCCCTTCAACATCCCCTTCATCACGATGACGGCGCAGGGCCAGCCGCTGAACATCGAGATGAAGTTCACGCGCAAGATGCTGGAGCAGCTGACGAACCAGCTGGTGGACCGCACCCTCCAGATGGTCGCGCGCGTGCTGGTGGACTCGGGCCTGTCCACCAAGGACATCGACGAGGTCATGCTGGTGGGCGGCCAGACGCGCATGCCCGTCGTGCAGGACCGGCTCACCAAGTTCTTCGGCAAGCCGCCCAGCAAGGGCGTGCACCCGGACGAGGCGGTGGCCATTGGCGCGGCGCTCTACGCGCACTCGCTGGAGGACAACACCAACCTGCGCATCCAGCTCTTGGACGTGATCCCCATGGCCATTGGCCTGGAGCGCGGCGACGGCGGCTTCCACGTCGTCTTCCCGCGCAACGCGTCCATCCCCAACGCCAAGCAGCTGCTGGCCACGACGAGCATCGACAATCAGACCGAACTGGCGATGCGCATCTACCAGGGCGACCACGACACGGTGGCGCGCAACGATCTGCTGGGCGAGTTCACCTTCTCCGGGATCATGCCCGCCAAGGCCGGCACGGTGAACGTGGAGATCATCTTCGACGTGAGCGTGGAGGGCATCCTCACCATGCGCGCGAAGGACCCCGCCACCGGCCGCGAGATGAAGACCACGGTGCGCGTCACGCAGAGCTGA
- a CDS encoding S1C family serine protease, producing the protein MNRLLLGTPLLWALVSCASAPSQSSADTPVATHTQAPLRVERVLSRPEPTPQPTRKAMVRRILPLNVRLVTTDGGKVRRSASGVVIGTEAGEAGPVSYVLTNAHAVEQGDLTDPVLKVVLDRRAETHEYAAEVVATGQVPDVDLALLRVTGVTWPVAELAADDEPEPGEDVVVAASPYGRALSISGGMVSQVEWDKETKHPRMLKTDAPIGYGASGGGIFSMETGRLLAIVEGYRTAKVDFEVASQNFSFDVPMPGETFAAPSAKVRGFLQAKGFGRLLERSSDAEGAGPQKTASR; encoded by the coding sequence ATGAACCGGTTGCTGTTGGGCACCCCCCTCCTGTGGGCCCTCGTGTCGTGCGCCAGTGCTCCGTCGCAGTCCTCCGCGGACACCCCGGTCGCGACGCACACGCAGGCTCCGCTCCGGGTGGAGCGGGTGCTGTCCCGGCCCGAGCCCACGCCGCAGCCCACGCGCAAGGCGATGGTGCGGCGCATCCTCCCGCTCAACGTGCGGCTGGTGACGACGGACGGCGGCAAGGTGCGCCGCTCGGCGTCGGGCGTCGTCATTGGCACGGAGGCCGGCGAGGCCGGGCCCGTCAGCTACGTGCTCACCAACGCGCACGCGGTGGAGCAGGGGGATTTGACGGACCCCGTGCTCAAGGTCGTCTTGGACCGGCGCGCGGAGACGCACGAGTACGCCGCGGAGGTGGTGGCCACGGGCCAGGTGCCGGACGTGGACCTGGCGCTCCTGCGCGTGACGGGCGTGACGTGGCCCGTGGCGGAACTGGCCGCGGACGATGAGCCGGAGCCTGGCGAGGACGTGGTGGTGGCGGCGTCCCCGTACGGCCGCGCGCTGTCCATCTCCGGCGGCATGGTGTCCCAGGTGGAGTGGGACAAGGAGACGAAGCACCCGCGCATGCTGAAGACGGACGCGCCCATCGGCTATGGGGCTTCTGGCGGCGGCATCTTCAGCATGGAGACGGGGCGGCTGCTGGCCATCGTGGAGGGCTACCGCACCGCGAAGGTGGACTTCGAGGTCGCCTCCCAGAACTTCAGCTTCGACGTGCCCATGCCCGGCGAGACGTTCGCCGCGCCCAGCGCCAAGGTGCGCGGCTTCCTCCAGGCGAAGGGCTTCGGCCGGCTCCTGGAGCGCTCCTCGGACGCGGAGGGTGCGGGGCCCCAGAAGACCGCGAGTCGCTGA
- a CDS encoding ArsA family ATPase, with amino-acid sequence MSDARVLHFFGGKGGVGKTTLAAAYAVRLSEEAPKHRVLVVSLDPVQSLSDLVKKKLPAKPTKLQAGKGEGGLFGAELNPPALLKPFLAEYLPALAKAAVKGTHLSDEEMGKLYQQAVPGLEELVALFHVVDLLESGDYDRIVVDTAPTSHTLRLFDMPAQLRKFLGFVKAGQDRAAPAPSGKGKKAAAAAAEGSGGFLEQVGQKAEKLLALLKDPARTAFHLVALAEPVPEAQTRMYFTQLRERGLPVTEVIVNQVEDHEGCPACQGRRGLQAPHVRKYQALDKTVPVNLLGRREVAPRGLDGLKEFAKEWAAGKETKALEFSAAEGPPALVRAPSMPPIAAPPLPPTRLIFFVGQGGVGKSSCAAAAAVTLTEKEGPVLLISTDPAHSLSDVLQSRLTDTETQVKGTKGLYARELDMAGWFNALRKRLKEKAEKAFEGAPKAGNDVPADLLYLRNLLECAPPGIDELAAMSVLTDALVQERFKRIVVDSSPQVTNVRVVELADTAKTWLGALHGILNKHRAKGLGELADDLAAMLKHVKRFEDALASPSESRFVVVTRGEDLASSRTERLVEYLKEKKLQVERVLVNRVGPKSTCEKCENRRKLELNAAKAMEKKIGLPVTMAPALGRHPAGLRELKAFRTAWYALSAPPAKIKAA; translated from the coding sequence ATGAGCGACGCGCGAGTTCTTCACTTCTTCGGCGGCAAGGGCGGGGTCGGCAAGACCACGCTTGCGGCAGCGTACGCGGTGAGGCTCTCCGAAGAAGCGCCCAAGCATCGGGTGCTGGTCGTCTCGTTGGATCCGGTCCAGTCCCTGTCGGACCTCGTGAAGAAGAAGCTGCCGGCGAAGCCCACCAAGCTGCAGGCGGGCAAGGGCGAGGGCGGCCTCTTCGGCGCGGAGCTGAACCCTCCCGCGCTGCTCAAGCCGTTCCTGGCGGAGTACCTGCCGGCGCTGGCGAAGGCGGCGGTGAAGGGCACGCACCTGTCGGACGAGGAGATGGGCAAGCTCTACCAGCAGGCGGTGCCTGGGCTGGAGGAGCTGGTGGCCCTCTTCCACGTGGTGGACCTGCTGGAGTCCGGCGACTACGACCGCATCGTGGTGGACACGGCGCCCACCAGCCACACGCTGCGCCTGTTCGACATGCCGGCGCAGCTGCGCAAGTTCCTGGGCTTCGTGAAGGCGGGCCAGGACCGCGCCGCCCCGGCCCCCAGCGGCAAGGGCAAGAAGGCGGCCGCCGCCGCGGCGGAGGGCTCCGGCGGCTTCCTGGAGCAGGTGGGCCAGAAGGCGGAGAAGCTGCTCGCGCTGCTGAAGGATCCGGCGCGCACGGCCTTCCACCTGGTGGCGCTGGCGGAGCCGGTGCCCGAAGCGCAGACGCGCATGTACTTCACCCAGCTGCGCGAGCGCGGCCTGCCGGTGACGGAGGTGATCGTCAACCAGGTGGAGGACCACGAGGGTTGTCCGGCGTGCCAGGGCCGCCGCGGCCTGCAGGCGCCGCACGTGCGCAAGTACCAGGCGCTCGACAAGACCGTGCCCGTGAACCTGCTGGGCCGCCGCGAGGTGGCGCCCCGGGGGCTGGACGGGCTGAAGGAATTCGCCAAGGAGTGGGCGGCGGGCAAGGAGACCAAGGCGCTGGAGTTCAGCGCGGCCGAAGGGCCTCCGGCGCTGGTGCGCGCCCCGTCCATGCCTCCCATCGCGGCGCCTCCGCTGCCGCCCACGCGGCTCATCTTCTTCGTGGGGCAGGGCGGGGTGGGCAAGTCCTCCTGCGCGGCCGCCGCGGCGGTGACGCTGACGGAGAAGGAGGGGCCGGTGCTCCTCATCTCCACGGACCCCGCGCACTCGCTGTCGGACGTGCTGCAGAGCCGGTTGACCGACACCGAGACCCAGGTGAAGGGCACCAAGGGCCTGTACGCGCGCGAGCTGGACATGGCGGGCTGGTTCAACGCCCTGCGCAAGCGGCTGAAGGAGAAGGCGGAGAAGGCCTTCGAGGGCGCGCCCAAGGCGGGCAACGACGTGCCGGCGGACCTGCTCTACCTGCGCAACCTGCTGGAGTGCGCGCCCCCGGGCATCGACGAGCTGGCGGCCATGTCCGTGCTGACGGACGCGCTGGTGCAGGAGCGGTTCAAGCGCATCGTGGTGGACTCGTCGCCGCAGGTGACCAACGTCCGCGTGGTGGAGCTGGCGGATACAGCGAAGACGTGGCTGGGCGCGCTGCACGGCATCCTCAACAAGCACCGGGCCAAGGGCCTGGGCGAGCTGGCGGATGACCTGGCGGCGATGCTCAAGCACGTGAAGCGCTTCGAGGACGCGCTGGCGTCCCCCAGCGAGTCGCGCTTCGTGGTCGTCACGCGCGGCGAGGACCTGGCGTCGTCCCGCACGGAGCGGCTGGTGGAGTACCTCAAGGAGAAGAAGCTCCAGGTGGAGCGGGTGCTCGTCAACCGCGTGGGCCCCAAGTCCACCTGCGAGAAGTGCGAGAACCGCCGCAAGCTGGAGCTCAACGCGGCCAAGGCCATGGAGAAGAAGATCGGCCTGCCCGTGACGATGGCGCCCGCGCTGGGCCGCCACCCCGCGGGGCTGCGTGAGCTGAAGGCGTTCCGCACGGCCTGGTACGCGCTGTCCGCGCCGCCAGCGAAGATCAAGGCGGCCTGA
- the clpX gene encoding ATP-dependent Clp protease ATP-binding subunit ClpX, producing the protein MKKEHHVNLSCSFCGKSQREVRKLIAGPTVYICDECIKLCNDIIADENEREEGKPQVSLPTPLEIKAFLDDYVIGQDQAKKVLSVAVYNHYKRIYQKKPASRPRPGVKAPGGEDVELQKSNILLIGPTGSGKTLLAQSLARFLNVPFTIADATSLTEAGYVGEDVENIIQNLLHNADYDVEKAARGIVYIDEIDKIARKGDMPSATRDVGGEGVQQALLKIIEGTRANVTPRGGKKYNQQEYVQVDTTNILFICGGAFHGIDGVIKRRVGEKGLGFGAKITHKEERSVGELLAMTEPEDLMKFGMIPEFIGRLPMIATLNDLKEDDLVTILTIPKNALVKQYQKMFEIEKVKLTFTKEALRAIAREAMRRHSGARGLRAIMEDAMLEIMYDVPFREGVKECKITEQVITKHEPPQIVMEKEKKTA; encoded by the coding sequence GTGAAGAAGGAGCACCACGTCAACCTGTCCTGCTCGTTCTGCGGCAAGTCGCAGCGCGAGGTCCGGAAGCTCATCGCCGGACCCACGGTCTACATCTGCGACGAGTGCATCAAGCTGTGTAACGACATCATCGCGGACGAGAACGAACGCGAGGAGGGCAAGCCGCAGGTCAGTCTGCCCACGCCGCTGGAGATCAAGGCGTTCCTCGACGACTACGTCATCGGTCAGGACCAGGCGAAGAAGGTCCTCTCCGTCGCGGTGTACAACCACTACAAGCGCATCTATCAGAAGAAGCCGGCCTCCCGGCCGCGCCCCGGGGTGAAGGCCCCGGGCGGCGAAGACGTGGAGCTGCAGAAGAGCAACATCCTGCTCATCGGCCCCACGGGCTCGGGCAAGACGCTGCTCGCGCAGTCCCTGGCGCGCTTCCTCAACGTCCCCTTCACCATCGCGGACGCCACCAGCCTCACCGAGGCCGGCTACGTGGGTGAGGACGTCGAGAACATCATCCAGAACCTCCTCCACAACGCCGACTACGACGTGGAGAAGGCCGCGCGCGGCATCGTCTACATCGACGAGATCGACAAGATCGCGCGCAAGGGTGACATGCCCAGCGCCACCCGCGACGTGGGCGGCGAGGGCGTGCAGCAGGCCCTGCTGAAGATCATCGAAGGCACCCGCGCCAACGTCACCCCGCGCGGTGGCAAGAAGTACAACCAGCAGGAGTACGTCCAGGTCGACACGACGAACATCCTCTTCATCTGCGGCGGTGCCTTCCACGGCATCGACGGCGTGATCAAGCGCCGCGTGGGTGAGAAGGGCCTGGGCTTCGGCGCGAAGATCACCCACAAGGAAGAGCGCAGCGTGGGTGAGCTGCTGGCCATGACGGAGCCGGAAGACCTGATGAAGTTCGGGATGATTCCGGAGTTCATCGGCCGTCTGCCGATGATCGCGACGCTCAACGACCTGAAGGAGGATGACCTCGTCACCATCCTCACGATCCCGAAGAACGCCCTGGTGAAGCAGTACCAGAAGATGTTCGAGATCGAGAAGGTGAAGCTCACCTTCACCAAGGAAGCGCTGCGCGCCATCGCCCGCGAGGCGATGCGCCGTCACTCCGGAGCGCGCGGCCTGCGCGCCATCATGGAGGACGCCATGCTGGAGATCATGTACGACGTGCCGTTCCGCGAGGGCGTCAAGGAGTGCAAGATCACCGAGCAGGTGATCACCAAGCACGAGCCTCCGCAGATCGTCATGGAGAAGGAAAAGAAGACCGCCTGA
- the nla6 gene encoding enhancer binding protein Nla6, translating to MGSARILAVDDERETCEALAEMLSAWGHKVETAFDGHDALRKAGEFRPDVVLSDLAMPETDGLWLLRNLRDELPDCPVVFLTGRGTIDTAVESIREGAYDFIVKPLDTARLKVCIDRALEKKETMREVQTLRRRLKQLGSTDLIAGSTGMRKVIEMIEKVAPSKASVSISGESGTGKEVVARTVHNLSLRRDKPFIAINCASIPATLIESELFGHERGAFTGADQRRPGVFEMAHGGTLFLDELGEIPIDLQAKLLRVLEEGRLRRLGGKVEIEVDVRVLSATNRDLKQEIKNQRFREDLYFRLNVFQLHLPPLRERRDDVPILVQHFVDKFRGDSAKRVSGVHPDAMEVLKNYDWPGNIRELRNAVERAVILCDGELITREHLPPDMAGKSPERHTFKLPFGLSLDAVEREYILGSLQRNGNNKARTAEVLGVSEKTLYNKLNRYAAENRAQGTPGGGSPLGGQGNDGPMSASSFLTR from the coding sequence TTGGGCAGCGCACGAATCCTGGCCGTGGATGACGAACGTGAGACCTGCGAGGCCCTGGCGGAGATGCTGTCCGCCTGGGGTCACAAGGTCGAGACCGCGTTCGACGGGCATGACGCCCTCCGCAAGGCCGGTGAGTTCCGGCCCGACGTCGTCCTGTCGGATCTCGCCATGCCGGAGACGGACGGCCTGTGGCTGTTGCGCAACCTGCGCGACGAGCTGCCGGATTGCCCGGTGGTGTTCCTCACCGGCCGCGGCACCATCGACACCGCCGTGGAGTCCATCCGCGAGGGCGCCTACGACTTCATCGTGAAGCCGCTGGACACCGCGCGGCTCAAGGTCTGCATCGACCGCGCGCTGGAGAAGAAGGAGACCATGCGCGAGGTGCAGACGCTCCGGCGCCGCCTCAAGCAGCTGGGCTCCACGGACCTCATCGCCGGCTCCACCGGGATGCGCAAGGTCATCGAGATGATCGAGAAGGTGGCCCCCTCCAAGGCCTCGGTCTCCATCAGCGGCGAGTCCGGCACGGGCAAGGAGGTCGTCGCCCGCACGGTGCACAACCTGTCCCTGCGCCGCGACAAGCCCTTCATCGCCATCAACTGCGCGTCCATCCCCGCGACGCTGATTGAGTCCGAGCTCTTCGGTCACGAGCGCGGCGCCTTCACCGGCGCGGATCAGCGCCGCCCGGGCGTGTTCGAGATGGCCCACGGCGGCACGCTCTTCCTGGACGAGCTGGGTGAGATCCCCATCGACCTGCAGGCGAAGCTCCTGCGCGTGCTGGAGGAGGGCCGCCTGCGCCGGCTGGGCGGCAAGGTGGAGATCGAAGTGGACGTGCGCGTGCTGTCCGCCACGAACCGCGACCTGAAGCAGGAGATCAAGAACCAGCGCTTCCGCGAGGACCTCTACTTCCGCCTCAACGTGTTCCAACTGCACCTGCCGCCCCTGCGCGAGCGCCGGGACGACGTGCCCATCCTGGTCCAGCACTTCGTGGACAAGTTCCGCGGGGACTCCGCCAAGCGCGTCTCCGGCGTGCACCCGGACGCCATGGAGGTGCTCAAGAACTACGACTGGCCGGGCAACATCCGCGAGCTGCGCAACGCCGTGGAGCGCGCCGTCATCCTCTGCGACGGGGAGCTCATCACCCGCGAGCACCTGCCGCCCGACATGGCCGGCAAGAGCCCGGAGCGCCACACGTTCAAGCTGCCGTTCGGCCTGAGCCTGGACGCCGTGGAGCGCGAGTACATCCTGGGCAGCCTCCAGCGGAACGGGAACAACAAGGCCCGCACGGCGGAGGTGCTGGGGGTGAGCGAGAAGACGCTCTACAACAAGCTCAACCGCTACGCGGCGGAGAACCGGGCCCAGGGCACCCCGGGTGGCGGCAGTCCCCTGGGAGGCCAGGGCAACGACGGCCCCATGAGCGCCAGCAGCTTCCTGACCCGCTGA
- a CDS encoding histidine kinase dimerization/phospho-acceptor domain-containing protein — MASSVPSVQEVSDPVVGAARYDAVPPLMDSLLHDVRNPLNALAIHLEVLSEKLKGESGQVPATQEKNLKAMREQIARVDGLLKLFSDFMVFRGAGPSGDAPLSDATGKALDVLGHESRRRRLQVQRLIEPDVQAHLEDTTELGFFLVQVLMRAFQRAESGATVVVSVRAEGPSAVLEVADGSSAPERATDTVAALTLRAAQLGIEFVVEAGTCRLVFPRA, encoded by the coding sequence ATGGCCAGCAGTGTGCCTTCTGTCCAGGAAGTGTCGGACCCTGTGGTGGGCGCGGCCCGCTACGACGCGGTTCCACCCTTGATGGACAGCCTGCTGCACGACGTGCGCAATCCGCTCAACGCGCTGGCCATCCATCTCGAGGTGCTCTCCGAGAAGCTCAAGGGCGAGTCCGGCCAGGTGCCGGCCACGCAGGAGAAGAACCTCAAGGCGATGCGCGAGCAGATCGCCCGCGTGGATGGCCTGCTCAAGCTCTTCTCCGACTTCATGGTGTTTCGCGGGGCGGGCCCCTCCGGGGACGCGCCGCTGTCGGACGCCACCGGCAAGGCCCTGGACGTGCTGGGGCATGAGAGCCGCCGGCGCCGCCTCCAGGTCCAGCGCCTCATCGAGCCGGACGTGCAGGCCCACCTGGAGGACACCACCGAGCTGGGGTTCTTCCTGGTGCAGGTGCTGATGCGCGCCTTCCAGCGCGCGGAGTCCGGCGCCACCGTCGTCGTGTCGGTCCGCGCGGAAGGGCCGAGCGCGGTGCTGGAGGTGGCGGACGGTTCCTCGGCGCCCGAGCGGGCGACGGACACCGTGGCCGCGCTGACGCTCCGCGCGGCCCAGCTGGGCATCGAATTCGTCGTGGAGGCGGGCACGTGCCGCCTCGTGTTTCCGCGCGCCTGA